A segment of the Armatimonadota bacterium genome:
ACGAAGAACAACAGAGCGGTAGCAATCATTAGGGGCACTTCGATGCGGATGATTCGCTTGCTGACCGCCAGTGGAGCGACAACAGCGGACATCCCGAGAATGAGCAGCACGTTCACGATATTGCTCCCCACCACGTTACCGACCGCGATGCCGGACTGTCCTTTGTAACTGGACAGCACTGACACTGCCATTTCGGGCGCGCTGGTGCCGAAAGCCACCAACGTCAGACCAATCACCACGCGGGGGATGCCTAATGCCAGCGCCAGGCGCGATGCCCCTCGCACCAGCCACTCCCCACCGAGCAGCAACAGCGCCAGTCCTGCCCCTAACAGCACGATTTTTTCCAAGTGAGCACCTACCCCCAGCAGTGTTTTCTACTTAACGGCTCAGCAATGCGCCTGCTGCTGATTCTACCCCAGCGAGAGCGCTCATGAAAACCAGCATGGTAGCGGTGGTAGGCAGGTCGAAGAGGATAGAGACCAGCAGACCAGCAATGGTGGCTATCAGCGCGTTCACTATGGCGATTCCGACCACCTGCGTCATTCGCCGCGCGAGCATCAACCCGCCCAGTGCAGGTAGCACCAGGTACCCGAAAATCAGCACCAGACCGACGAGGTGTATCACCACGCCGATAAACCCGCCCAGCATGAGATAGAAGGCAAACTCCCAGAGGCGTGTGCGGTAACCCAGTGCCTGCGCTGTCTCCGCGTCGAACGCCACCAGCAAGAACTCTTTACGCAGCAGAACGAAAGCCGCGAGCACCACAATGCCCAACGCCCAGATGCGCACCACCTCTTCGGGGGCGACGGCAAGGATGTCCCCCGCGAGCAGGTGTTGTACCTCCTCCATGCCGTGCGCGCCTTTAGACGCCAGCAGCACGGTCAGCGCGGAAAAGGTGAGGAATACCGCGCCGATGAGCGCTTCGCGCGAGGTGCGTCGTTCGCCCCAGGGCTGGGCAAAGAAGGCAGAGCCCGCCAGTGCAAACAGTGTGGCGCTGAGCAGAGGGTTCCAGCCCACCAGAAACGCCAGCGCCACTCCTGCCGCGCTGACCTGCGCCAGCGCCGCGCCCACAAACACGATGCGCTTGAGCACCACATAGACGCCGAGATAACCTCCCACTGTAGCCAGGATTATCCCCACACGCAGAGCATCCTGCGCAATGGGGGAACGCCATGTCTCTAACCACTCAGGCATCGCTACATTCCTCCGCCATCTCACGTACCGCCACGATGTAATGATGATCTAGCCTCTGTACGCAAACAGGTACGCCATAAACCTCTTGAAGTACCTGCTCCTGCATGAGCTGCTCTGCCTCACCTGCCAGCAGTCGCCCGTCCAGCAGTACCCCCATGCGTGTGGCGTAGCGCGCCACTACGTTCAGCACGTGGCTGACCAGCACGATGCTTAACCCACCGTCGGAGTGCAGGCGTTCGATCAGCCCCAGAATAGACGCCTCGGTAGGCAGGTCTAATCCATTTGTCGGTTCGTCCAGCACCAGCAGATTCGGCTCCACCGCCAGCGCGCGGGCGATCAGCACCCGTTGTCGCTGCCCACCCGATAGCTCACGGTACAGTTTGTACGCCGAATCCTCCAGCCCCACCTGTTGCAGGCACTGCAGGGCGAAGTCGCGGTCAGCACGTCGGGGCGAGCGAAAAATTCCCGCGTGTGGATACCGCCCCATCAGCACGATGTCCAGTGCGGTGAGTGGAAACAGCGCGTCCAGCATCTCCCGCTGGGGCACGTAGCCGATGCGCAACCCCGGTGCGCGCGTAACCTGCCCGCTCAAGGGCTTCAGGATACTCAGCAGACAGCGTAGCAGGGTGGTTTTGCCGGAACCGTTCGGTCCCACAAGACCGAAGAAGTCGCCCCGGTAGATATCCAGGTTGACATCATCCAGAACTATCTGCCGACCGTAGCCCAGTTGCACCTTTTGGAACCGAACGAGCGGTTCATGCGTCATGCCCATCTTATCCCATCTCCTCCTGTCATACTGAAGGGATCGGAGCATCTCGTTCTGCGCTTCGCTCAGAACGCACCATCCCTATGATAACCCGCGCTACGGCTCAGCGGTAGCCTCGCCCTCCCATCTCGCGTGCAGGCTCGACAGAGCTGTTACCTGCCCATCAGAGCAGCGGCTACCCGGTTCACCATCGCATCTATCATGCCGAAATAGCTGGTAGTACCTTCCGCACCCACGGCGGCCGGCAGTATCACTACCTTTGCGCCCATCTCACGCGCGATAGCGTCGGGAAAGCGACGGGGGCGGAAATGCTCGATCAGAATCACCCGGCAGTTTGCGTTCTTCATCCGCGTAATGACGTCGCGCAGGTGCCCGGGCGATGGCGGGATGCCCGGCTTGGGTTCTATTGTCGCCAGCTCCTGCAAGCCGAACCGTTGCAGGAAGTAGGGCAGGCTTTTGTGGTAAACCACCACCGGCGTTCCCCGATAGGGGGCAAGTATCTGTTGCCATCGTCTCAAGTGTTCATCCACCTGCCGCACGAACGCCTCATAGTTTTGCTGATATGCCTGCGCGTTTGCCGGGTCCACCCGTTTCAAGCCTTCCAGAATATTTCGCGCGGCGATTTTGGCGTTGGCGGGATCAAGCAGGTAATGCGGGTTGCCGTAGATATGGATGTCACCCATAGAAGGGTCTACCCGCCCGGTGGGTATCTCCAGCTTCTTCACCCCCACCGAGCAGTCCACATATCCCGTCGCCCCGCGCAGGATGGAGGCGTTGCGCGAGCTGGCGAGCAGGTCGTCCGCCCAGAGGTCTAAATCCATGCCTACACGCACGAACAGTTTAGCGCGTGATAGCTCCAGAGCCATGCTGGGGCGCGGGGTGACCAGATGGAAGTCGTCTTGGGGGCGCGCCAGCGAGCTTACCTGCACATGGTTACCCCCAATCTGCTTGACGATGTCCGCCAAATCGGTGAAGGTAGCCACCACACGCACCTGCGCCATAGCGGGCAGGGTGATCAGTATCCAGAATGCGGTCAGTATTTGCTTCATTGTCCTCCTCCTATTGTGTGCTCTCCAGTGGATGGGAATGCGGACCGAAGCCGAACATCAGCTGGAACAACAGTTCGTTGCGCACACTGTCGTCGGCTGGCTTCAGGTTGCGCCACTGCAGGCGGATGAACGACTGCTCGTTGAGGCGATAGGTGAGTATCGCGCTCAGTGCCCTGTCCGCACCGGTCAGGTCGTTGCCCGCTGTCAGGAATGCACGCTTAGACCAGTCGTAGCGCACACCGTACTCCCAGTAGCGGTCGGGTTTATAAGAGGCGAGCAGGTAGTAGCCGTCCCGGTTAACGCCCGTGCCGCCGCTCTCGCGCCGATGCTGGAGCCATTCTCCTGCCAGTAACAGCCGTTGCGCCGCCCCGAAGAAGCGGCGGTACTGGAAATCCATTCCCAGCAGGCGCAGGTTGTCGCCGTTAAGGGCACGGGTGGTTAAGCCGGACAAGCCGAATTCCAGTTCATTATCCCTGTTGATCACAGGAGCCAGCGTGAGCCGCAGCGTGCGCATCAGCTCGCCCGACGCGCCGAGGTCGTGCAGTGTTTCGTCATGCGGCACGCCTAGTGCGGCGTCATCGTTCAGGGTGAACAGACCCACCTGCAGTTCGGCAAAAAGGTTGCTGGACGGCACGAGGTACTTCAGCACGCCTCCGTTGGAAACAGCTCCGTGCTCGCCTAGCAGGTTCACCACCGGCAGAGGATAGTCCCGATACAGCAGCTGGTGCGGGTGGATGGGATTTACCCTTCCGAAAGGCAGGCGCATCCTGCCCAACCTCGCGCTGAAGGGCGTGTTGCCCAGCTGGATGATGGTGGCGTATGCCTCTTCTACCGATGCCGAGAAGTTCTCCTCTTTGTCAAAGGCAACGATAGCGTCGAAGCGAATGCTGGGGTAGACGTAGCTCTGGAATGCCAGCTCCAGCTCGTCCTGTTCAAAGCGGTTGCGGTTGTCGTCACGCTTGCGGTCCTGAAACAGTGCGCCGCCATTGGCGACCACGCTGATTTGTGGCAGGTTCGTCGCGGGTACGGCTGGCGCTGCTTGCTGGGCTTCCTGTTCTGCCAGCTTCTGCTCCAGTTCGCGCAGTCGCTCGGTCATCTGCTGGATTTGCGCTTTCAGGTCGTCAATCTCTTTTTGCAGCGCGGGATCCGGCGCAGCAAACGCCGCGCCTGCCATGCAGCATAGCAGTATGAGCATTGTTATGAAAGCACGCACGGGTTGTAAACCTCCTTTGGCAAGAATGTGAAAACGCAGACGCCGTCTTTTACGGCGACGGGCGATGGTTACCCAGAACAGGGGAGGTTATGCCATAGGAGGTGCGCGGGGAGAAAGGATGCCCGATAGCAGACGATAGGCAGGAGATGTGTCCAGAGAAGGTCGGATGGTTTCCTCCAGCGGAGGCGAGGACAGCAACGGCATGTGCGTGTCTGCGACACCAATGGATTCCCACTGGCATGCCACGCACTGCACCGCACACGACTGCCCGCCGCAGTGGATGCTTGCTTGCTCACGAGGCGCGCGCACGAGATGGTGATGCGCAAAGGGCAACACCATTACCCACGCTATCCAGAAAAGGGCGAATATCGCAAACCGTGTGCGTTGCATGGTCAACCAAGAATCCCGTTACGTATGTTATCATACGCGGTCCGGACCGTCAATGGTTTCGTCACGCATCACTCACGCTGTTTTTTTGGCTCTCTAGTTGTGTATAACCCTATCCGTCTAATGCATTAAGCCTGTATAATAAAACTGATAGGTCTACTCTAAAACGTTTAAGAGGAGGCAACGATGGAGTACAGAGAGTTCGGCAATACGGGTGTTCGGATTTCGCGGCTGGGTTTCGGAGCCATGCGTTTGCCGATGACCGAAGTAGACGGTCAGAAGGTGGTGGATGAAGAGAAGGCTATCGCGATGATTCATCGTGCTTTCGAACTGGGCGTGAACTATATCGACACCGCATGGTTCTATTGCGACGGGCAGAGCGAGATTGTGGTAGGGAAGGCTCTGAAGGGCTGGCGCGATAAGGTATACGTTTCCACCAAGTACCCCATCGGTAATGAAAAGAGCTATCGCGAACTACTGGAGATACAGCTGCGTAAGCTGGACACGGATCATATTGATTTCTATCACTTTCACGGCATTGGAGAGTGGTTTTTGACACACGAACGGCGCGACGAGTTCATCCGTGAGGCTTTGCGTGCGAAAGAGGAGGGGCTAATACGTCATATCTCCTTCTCGTTCCACGATAGACCCGAAGTGATGATGCGCCTGATTGACCTGGGCATCTTTTCCTCCGTATTGTGCCAGTATAACCTGCTCGACCGCGCTAACGAGGAGGCACTGGCATACGCCAGGTCCAAAGGGCTGGGTACGGTGGTGATGGGCCCTGTTGGCGGCGGGCGATTAGCTGGTCTGCCTCGTGAGACTGCGCAGCGGCTGGGCATTCAGGTACGCAGCAGTGCGGAGCTGGCTCTGCGCTTTGTGTTTGCCAACCGCAATGTGGACTGTGCACTGTCGGGCATGAGCGCTATCGAGCAGGTGGAGGAGAACGCAACGATAGCCTCCAACATGGCGCCGCTCAGCCCAGAAGAGGTTGCCGCTATCAACGCCGCGATGGACGAGAACAAGCGACTGGCAGACCTCTACTGCACCGGTTGCAACTACTGCCTGCCATACTGTCCGGAAGGGGTAAACATCTCGCACATTTTTCAGGCGATGAACTACTATCGGGTGTACGGCTTGAAGGACTATGCGCGAGAGCACTACAACGCTATCGGCTCGCGGTGGGTGAAGGGCAAGAAGGCGGACGCTTGCCTGGACTGCGGCGAGTGCGAACCGCATTGTCCGCAACATATCCCCATTCGGGAGCAACTCAAGGAGTGTTTGGTGCTGTTCCACAACTATACGCAGTAAGGGGAAGTGACCTCCTCGTTGACAATGAGGGGATCAAACAAAAGTGGTGGGCGGTAGTGGATTTGAACCACTGACCTCCTCGTTGTCAACGATGCATCTTACCGTTGCACCATCCGACCAAATGACTACTATATGTGGTGTTATCGCTTGCGCCCCACCACAACCTGTAGGTATGTCGCTCTGCCTTAGTTTCCACCTTTCTACAAGCGCCTGCAAGACTCCTGCAAATCCCGCGCAACTTGCAAGAGAAATCTCACAGGATGAAGGGAGGGTGCAAGAGGGTTTGTGGGGAAGGCAGACCGCTACCCAGTCCCGCCTTCCCCTTCTCATCCTAAACCTCCACTTCCACCTCCTTCCTTACCTGATACGGTAAGTCTTCCACTACATCCAGATAGTTCCGACAGAGCTGAATGAAAAGGTTGTCGGCACCAGCCTTGACCTGAGAAGCAGTAAAGTCCAGCCCTGTCTTCTTCCACTCTGCATAACTGGCTTCCAGCGCCTGAACGTACAGCTGAACCAGATCTACAGCCATCTCCTTCAAGCCCGGAGGAACCTTGCCAGTCCTCACAAAGCTCGAAGGCACATGACGGCAGAGTTCAATGAATACCGTAGAAGCGGAAGACTGAACCTCCGCAACTACAGACCACTGAACTCCCCACTGAGCCAGCAGATCCTTCCATGCCTGAGCAATACGCCGCAGCAGGAAACCATACAGCTTTGCCAGATGTTCTACCAATGGAAATCACCTCCTTATGTTGGTATGAGAGAGGATAAGCTTGCACCTATCCTCGAATACAGCCAAATGAGAGAAGTATGATACCAATGAGATAACGAAGAAGGGAAGAGTTAACGAATGCAGAAAGAAGTAGAACTAACATGAGATAGGTACAACACAGTATACGATAAGCCAGGAAGGAAAGGATGAGGAACGGATCCAGCATGGCAAACTCTGGAACGATAGTGAGTTACAGTGTGATGAAAGCCGACTCCAGAAAAGGGTTGACGAGAGTGATGTACAGCGAAAAGTAGGGCGGCTTTAGGAAAAGGTTGACGTGAGTTAGGTATAGTGTAGAAGAGGTTGGCTTTGAGAGAGAGTTGGCGTGGGTTTTGTACAGCACAGGGAAGGCAGGTTCTAGGAAAGGTTGGCGTGGGTTGGGTACAGCGAAGAGAAGGCAGGCTCTGAGAAAAGGTTGGCGTGAGAAAGGTACAGCGAAGAGGAGGTAGGCTCTAGGAAAGGTTGGCGTGGGTTGGGTACAGCGAAGAGGAGGTCAGGCTACTGAGGAAAGGGGTTGGCGTGGGTTGGGTACAGTGCGAGGGAGGTCGGCTTTGAGAAAGGGTTGGCGTGGGCCGGGTACAGTGAAGAGGAGGGTGGATGAACGATGCAAGCCCCGCCCCACCTTGTTTTCGCAGCCTTCGTCGCGTTTGGTCTCTTCTCCTTACTGGTGATCTGTTGATTACGGGTGAGTTGTGTGCATTTGGCGGGTGGTCTGTCGAGTGCTATGTCGAGCGTTATGTGAGTGGTATACGGGTTTGTCGAGCGTTATGTACGTCGTGTTCGGTTTGTGTTTGTTAGGTGTTATGTGTTATGGGTTCGGTGTGGTGTTCTCTTCGATCTTGAGGGTGAGTACGACTTGGCCGGAGTCGTTATCCACGAGTGTGTAGGTATCGCCTTCTTTGACGAGTGTGAGTTGGGTGAGTTCTTTCTCTACGTTGACTTCCACCTGGTTGAGGGCTTGCAGTAGTTGTGGTGATTTGGTGGCGAGTTTAGCGATGCTTGCGCCGGCTCTGACCAGCATCTTGGGTGCGAAGGTGATGGCGCCTTTGAGGGCTTGTCCGACCAGCATGGTTTACACCTCCTTGTTCTTGTAGTAGACGAAGCGTACTATGTGGTGATAGATTGTGCCGGTAATGTACCCCGATCCTATGGAGACGATGGCAAGCTGAATGAGTTTCCAGCTGAGTTCCAGACTGATGACAATGTCGATAAGTATCCAGTAAAGGGTAAGTTTGATGATTGACCAGATGAAGTTGAGGTTGTAGAGCGAGAACGCGATTGCTGCCAGTATAGAAGCTACGGTGATGCTTTTGGTGCGGTGTTCGCTCAGGTCATCTCGAGTATCGCTCTTCATCATAGTACTCCCTTCTGTAGCGTGTTACTTCTGTTGTCCATTCTCATCTCGTGCATAGTACTCAAAGTGCACTATGTAGTGGTAGGCGGTACCGATGACGTAGCCCAGCACCAGTGAGATGACGACCAGCTCGAGCAGTTTCCAGACGGTGCCAGACCTGTCAATCAGGAGAACGATGGCTACCAGTGCGGCGGATACGAGGATACTGTCCGCGCGGTGGTGGTTCATGCGGTCTCTCGTCTGTCTGTGCATGGTATTCCTCCTCATCATAGTACTCAAAGTATACTGCGTAATGGTAGAAAGTGCCGGTGATGTATCCCAATCCCAATGCGGAGATGAGGATGAGAAGTGCGAGCGGCCATGTGAGCACCGGCCTGTCATAGACGAACGTAATCATGAACAGCACCGTAGCGATGGCGGTGCTGGCTATGTGATGCTTGTGCAGGCGGTTGCGTGTCTCCTTATCCATAACGACCTCCAGAGAGAGTGTTCATATACGGTATTACAGATGATTCAGAGGAAGAGACAACGAAGAAGAGAGAAGAAGAAAGAAGATGGGCGGGGACGGACGTAATGGCTGGCGTGAGAGGATGGGGGGCTTTTCCGTCCCCGCCCGATAATCACCTTATGGTCTTTCAAAGAGAGGGGCTATCGTCACAAATGACGCGCCCCCTTTTGCATTGGAGGAGAAGCGATGACCTGAGATGAGTGCTATGTCAAGGATGAAGGAAAGGGTGGGGCTTTCGCCCCTCCCCATATCGCTACGGCTTGCTCAGTTTGGCGATGATCTTGGCCAGCAGTTCGCGTTCGTATTTGCTTCCTTCCTCGTGTGTCCATTTGCCGAACGAGCCACCTGCGATAGCTGCTAATGCTGCTGGCAGGATGGCGAACGGTCCGAGTGCGATGGTGGCGATGGCGCCTCCTGCGAGTGCACCGAGACCGGTGGACTTCAGCTTGTCGTCGTTGATTGCCTTGCGCAGGTGATCCGCCGCCATCTCCAGGAATGCGCGGTCGGAATCGTTGAGTACGGGCTTATGCAGAATCTTCTCCGCCGTTTGGCAGATCTCTCGGTGTTCCATGACCATTTTCTCCTCCTTATGCTTGGGGAGTGGTTGGTTCCCACTCCCCTTTGATTTGGACTAATCTTACGCGTTGTTGGTTTCCCGTCGTTCTGGTTAGTGTTCAGCAGTGTCTTGACGTCGATCTCCTGTGCCTGCTCGCCTTGATTGACCTCAATCGTTATCGGCTGCAGGTTGGTGAACTGCTCATGCATCTTGAGGTTCAGTGCGGCAACCAGGTCGGGGTCGACGTCATACAGACCGGTCTGCGGATTGGGCGTGACGAATGCACCGTATGCGCCGACGCTGATGGTGACGACACCGGTGGTCTGCGGCACTCCGGTGACCTTTGCCAGTGCAACGCGCATGCGCACATCGCCCTGTCGGGTTCGGACAGGCCCGTATCCCAGCAGCACCTGTTTGACGGGCACTGCTTCGCGGCGGCGGATGGGCTGCATGTTGTCGTTCACGCCGTCGGGAGTGGGATAGAACCAGTTCGCTTCCACCTTTTCGGGCACGCTCAACTCGAACGGAATGCCGGTCATCTCATCGACGATCTGGCATTTGCCGTTCTCGGTCGGTGGCAGGCAATCGCTCAGCGCCATGAACTTCCAGTGGCTGGTAGCCGGGATTGCCTGTGAGCGGATGATGTGCTGGAAGATGCGGTTCTTGGCGATGTCAATCGGGTTCATACTTACCTCCTTACTCGTAGTATTGGATGAGCACTTTCGCCATGTTCCAGTAATCGTTCACTTCGCGCAGGTCAATCATCTCCAGCGGGTCGAACGGCAGACCTGCGCAGAAGTGCTGTTCCGGTCTTATCGTCAACGTCTGGTCGTCCCGTGCGAAATACACCTCATTGTGCGAGGTGGTCGCCCAGTATTCGGTGACGACCAGTCCGACGCCTTTCTGCACCAGCAGTCGTTCATCCACTTTCCATCCTGCTGGTGCAGTTCGGCGTTCCAGCTCGAACTCGACGAGGTGCTCCTGAACCTTGTCCAGCGGGATGTTGTTGTTCAGCAGCACCGTCCACGCGGACTTCTTCTGTATCATGCGTGGACTGACGATGATATCTACGGGTTCATCGTTCACGATGACGTCTTGTTCGAGCAGGAGGGTCATGCCCTGTATGCCGCTTGCTGCCATCAGTTTCAGCGTCATGTTCTCCACCTTATACTCGCCAATCGCTTTCTGTTGTGGTAGTTGTCCGTATGCCGTCCAGCGGTTGGTGGTGGCGACCGTTTCGTTGCGTTTGCGGTCGCGCACCTTCTTGATGTTGGTGGAGAACGGCATTTCCGCACGCATCTTGCTCATACCGGTTGGAGTGACCAGCATGGCGTCATGCACCGGTCCTTCATGCAGATTGGTTTCTGCGATGAGGGTGCGCAGTGGTTTCCAGATGCCCCATGCCGGTTCCTCCTTCCGTTCATCCTGCCATGGGATAGCGTTCTTCCATGCGGACCGGAGTTTGCGTCCGGTTCGGTGTGCGGCGAACGCATCCCAGTTGGGATTGACGGTGCGGAAATGGTCATCGCTGATGCACAGTTTACGGAACGGATGGGAGTTACCGGTGATGTACGGGTTCGCTCCCAGCACGTCCATAGCAGCAAGCACGGCGTTGCGTTTGCGCACATAGTAGAAGTCGTCTTGCTGTGCCTGGTCGCGAGGCAGGTCCAGTTCCACTTCGCGGCGGAGTTGCTCGAGCTGGTTCTGTGTCATGACGATTTCCAGCCCGTTGATGAACTCGCTTTTGTCGTCCGCGCGTGCGAACTGGTCTTGCAGGGTGAGCACATGGAAACGTTTCACGTATCCGAACTCATCATACTCCGGCAGCAGTTTCACGGGGCACCAGCGTTTCGTGCCCGTTCGGGTTGTAATCAGCCAGCCCGCAGCCGGTAGTTTGTCGGAGATACTCGGAAACGTCTCCGTGGAAATCACCAGCGAAGTCAGGATCATCGTACTCCTCCTCCAGTTTGCCCGACCAGAGCTGTTTGAGCAGCTCTTCGGGCGGAGTTTCGATGTGGCGGATGATGCTGCGCGGTCGTGCTCGGCGCATGAGTACGGTGAACACGCCGCCTTCGGGCATCATCCATGCCATTGCTTCCGCGCTTTTCATCACCTCCTTGCCATACGGCAGGTTGAGGATAGGTTCATCGGGCGTAGCGGTTCCGCGGATGCATTCGATGGCATGACGCACGTCGAAGGTGGATTCCGCTTTGAGTTTGCGGGCATCCATGACGTGTTCAATCAATGCCGTGGCGAAATCCCACACCTCGCAGGCAGCCTTTTGCGGGTCTCCAGTCCTTGCAGCATGGGCATACTGGAGTACCCATATCGCCTGAATCACCTGACCGATGTATCGGGTTGCGGTGAATCCCCAATACAGGTCATCGAATTCGGCGTTCGGCTGGATTTCCGGCGTCACGTCCCATTCTGCGAAATGTATCTTGCGGGTGATGGTGACGCGCGGTGCGGGTTTCTCGCCTGGGATATAGCCGGCGAATCCCTCATCACCATCCGAATCGCCTTGCAGGTCTTCCACTAAGGTGTTCGGATGGACGAGGATTGCCCTGTGTGGATAGTTAGTCACTCTCCGGGTTGGGCGGATCCTGCATGAGGAACTGCTGGCTTGCGGAAACCGCTGGAACACGGTCAAGCGGGTGGGCTTCCCGAAGGTAATCCAGATTTCGCCTTCCGGCACTTCCGGATGACCTACCAGTTTCGCCCATGCGCATGGCAGTTCGTATTGCGATGCGCGGAGCAGTGCTCGACCGTATTCGCCCTGATTGCGCCCCACTCCGATTACCTGTCTTGCCAGTTCTTGAAGGAGTCCCCGATAGGGTTCCCCTTTCGCTTTGGCGACGGTAATCTGGTGGAGCGTGGTGAAGGGCGGTCGCAGCTGCACGACGGGCAGTTTGGACCGGTTCAGCTGGATATAGTCTACCGGCAGGTTCGGCTTTGGGATGGGGATGAGGTCGCCATAGACTTCCAGCTGTGCTGGTTCGCCGGTGACCATTTCGTGGAGGATGGTTCCGCGATCCGGTACGGCGAGGTTCGGTGCCACTGTGTGAAGCACCTTCTGAACGATCATGTTCCACCTCCTGAACGAGGTTTTGCAGAGCGAGACTATCTAAGCGCCAGATAGCCGAAAGAGGATTATCTAAAGCGACCATTCCTTGAAGAGGAGAGGAGAGGAGACATATCATCAGAGAGGAGAAGATCAAAGCGAGAAGAAGCGAAGCGAGGAGAAGATGTTCGGTGTACTCGGGTGTGTTATGTGAGGTGTGTTGCTAAAGGGATGGGTTATCGGAGTGCTATGTGAAGGGTGTTGCTAAAAGGGTGGGCTGTCTGCCCGTCGGTGGCTACGGTGCAAGGGTGGGGGCTGTTCCGCCCCCTTTCCCTTGTTAGTCGGCGAATTCGTCCACAGGGATCGCTTTCGGTTCCTGTTTCGTGGTTGCATCGGTGCTAATCAGTTCTTGCGCGTTCGGTTCGTTGAAAGCCCCCACAATCCAGCTGGGTTCGACAACTCGGCTTCCGTCGTTCAGCAATGCCGGTCTCCAGCCGTTGAGTGTGGGAGTGAGGTATGAGACGACATTTCCATGCACCAGTGCCACGGATTTCCTTCGTCCCATCGTCGACACGATTTCGGCGATGATGACGGTCGTCTCTCTGCCGGTTTCGCCGGTCACTTGCTGGGTTTGTCCGTCTTCCACGCCTCTCAAGGTCAGTGCTTCCACTTCGTATCCTACCAGGTTCAGCAGTTTGGAGAGTGGGAATGCCTTTGCGATGCGCAGTACCTTTGCCCTGCCCCTCTTTTCCGTCTTGGCGATGAATACTTCCTTTGCGTTCATGTTTCTCCTCCTTATCATGTAAAGGTTGATTCCAAAGAGGGGCTGTCTATTCCAGCCCCTTTCCGGTGCGTTAGTTTTCCTTCGTGAGTTCCTCCCACCGCACCTGGTCTGCAATGTGCATCAGCGGGTACAGTGCGGGGAATGCGATCACGAGGGACACGGTGAACATGATGGCGATGAGGGTTCGTGTTAGTTGCGATGCTTCCCTCCCTGCTCGCCGCAGGAATGTCCACAGGTCTTTCAACAGTCCCACGAAGTCCTCCTTTGCTTCCTTCATCATTCTCCTCCATGTAAAGGTTGATTCCAAAGAGGGGCTTTCTTATCAGCCCCTTCTTTGCACTACAGGCTCTGGTGCAGTCTTCCGTCCTTTCCCATGTAGAGCCCGTAGTTATGGAGGAACTCCTTCAGTGCCTGGCGTTCGTCCTTGTATTCAGCCTTCGCAATCCATTGCTCCTGTACGCCAGTCTTCCAGAAGTCCCATCGCTCGGAGTTCACGTTCAATCTGTTTCAACGTGACATGGTGTTTCATGACTGAATCTTCTCCTCCATTTCCCTGATGAGTTGCATGAGGTTCTCTTGGG
Coding sequences within it:
- a CDS encoding aldo/keto reductase gives rise to the protein MEYREFGNTGVRISRLGFGAMRLPMTEVDGQKVVDEEKAIAMIHRAFELGVNYIDTAWFYCDGQSEIVVGKALKGWRDKVYVSTKYPIGNEKSYRELLEIQLRKLDTDHIDFYHFHGIGEWFLTHERRDEFIREALRAKEEGLIRHISFSFHDRPEVMMRLIDLGIFSSVLCQYNLLDRANEEALAYARSKGLGTVVMGPVGGGRLAGLPRETAQRLGIQVRSSAELALRFVFANRNVDCALSGMSAIEQVEENATIASNMAPLSPEEVAAINAAMDENKRLADLYCTGCNYCLPYCPEGVNISHIFQAMNYYRVYGLKDYAREHYNAIGSRWVKGKKADACLDCGECEPHCPQHIPIREQLKECLVLFHNYTQ
- a CDS encoding manganese ABC transporter ATP-binding protein → MGMTHEPLVRFQKVQLGYGRQIVLDDVNLDIYRGDFFGLVGPNGSGKTTLLRCLLSILKPLSGQVTRAPGLRIGYVPQREMLDALFPLTALDIVLMGRYPHAGIFRSPRRADRDFALQCLQQVGLEDSAYKLYRELSGGQRQRVLIARALAVEPNLLVLDEPTNGLDLPTEASILGLIERLHSDGGLSIVLVSHVLNVVARYATRMGVLLDGRLLAGEAEQLMQEQVLQEVYGVPVCVQRLDHHYIVAVREMAEECSDA
- a CDS encoding ABC transporter permease, with product MPEWLETWRSPIAQDALRVGIILATVGGYLGVYVVLKRIVFVGAALAQVSAAGVALAFLVGWNPLLSATLFALAGSAFFAQPWGERRTSREALIGAVFLTFSALTVLLASKGAHGMEEVQHLLAGDILAVAPEEVVRIWALGIVVLAAFVLLRKEFLLVAFDAETAQALGYRTRLWEFAFYLMLGGFIGVVIHLVGLVLIFGYLVLPALGGLMLARRMTQVVGIAIVNALIATIAGLLVSILFDLPTTATMLVFMSALAGVESAAGALLSR
- the scbA gene encoding adhesin, giving the protein MKQILTAFWILITLPAMAQVRVVATFTDLADIVKQIGGNHVQVSSLARPQDDFHLVTPRPSMALELSRAKLFVRVGMDLDLWADDLLASSRNASILRGATGYVDCSVGVKKLEIPTGRVDPSMGDIHIYGNPHYLLDPANAKIAARNILEGLKRVDPANAQAYQQNYEAFVRQVDEHLRRWQQILAPYRGTPVVVYHKSLPYFLQRFGLQELATIEPKPGIPPSPGHLRDVITRMKNANCRVILIEHFRPRRFPDAIAREMGAKVVILPAAVGAEGTTSYFGMIDAMVNRVAAALMGR